The Collibacillus ludicampi region CATGCTTTCCCCGATTTGGCTCAGAGAATTGATACCAAAAATAATTTCGGGTGTCATGAATTTGAAGATTCCCATTGAGATTCCCCCTTGTTGTTACTTTACTGTTTAGCAAAAATTTTTAAAAGGCCGAAAAAACGTTACAATGGCCGTTTTTTCGGCTGAAGAGCCGAGTTTTCGTTGCTTGAATCAAAAAATCTTATAAATTTTTTTATATTTTTGGTTGGCAAGAGTTTTGCAAATAGTATTGTGCGGAAAAACACAAAACAATTTATGAGGAGGAATCAAAATGAAAGCTGCAGTAGTCAATCAATTTCATCAAAACCTGGAAATTAAAGAGGTGCCGATTCCTGAAATCGGTTACGGCGAGATCTTGGTGAAGATCAAAGCTTGTGGAGTTTGCCACACAGACTTGCATGCCGCTCATGGAGATTGGCCGGTGAAACCGAAACTCCCCTTAATTCCTGGGCATGAAGGAGTCGGTGTCGTAGAAAGAGTGGGAGAAGGGGTAACCTCGATCAAAGTTGGGGATCGCGTGGGAATTCCGTGGCTCTACTCCGCCTGTGGTGAATGTGAATACTGTTTGACGGGTTGGGAAACTTTGTGCGAAAGTCAGTTAAATGCCGGCTATTCGGTTGATGGTGGGTATGCGGAATATTGCAAGGCACCCGCTGCCTATGTCGCCAAAATCCCGGACGAACTCAGTTTTGAAGAAGCAGCCCCCATTTTCTGTGCAGGCGTAACCACTTATAAAGCTCTGAAGGTTACGAATGCAAAACCGGGCGAATGGGTGGCGATTTATGGTATCGGCGGTCTCGGACACGTGGCACTTCAATATGCGAAAGCGATGGGATTTAACGTCATCGCGGTGGATATCCACGATGAGAAATTGGAACTTGCCAAGAAACTGGGAGCGGATCTTACTGTAAACGGGAAGTCTGTTGATCCTGTGGAAGAAATTAAAAACCAAGTCGGTGGTGCTCATGCCGCAGTCAGTGTGGCCGTAACTCCAAAGGCGTTTGAACAGGCGTATCGTTCTGTAAGACGCGGTGGTACTCTCGTTGTCGTCGGTTTGCCGACCGGAGAATTGCCGATTCCAATCTTTGATACGGTTCTCAATGGTGTCACAGTGAAAGGTTCGATTGTGGGTACAAGAAAAGATTTGCAAGAGGCTTTGGAGTTCGCAGCCCGCGGAAAAGTGAAGACGATTATCGAAACACAGCCTCTCGAAAAGATCAATGAAGTTTTTGACCGCATGGAGAAGGGACAAATTAACGGCCGTATTGTTTTGACTTTAGAGTAAGAGAAAGCGTTTTCTCGAATCTAGAAGGAAATGGAGGAGAGGAGTAAAATGACTACAACTACTGCAGTTGCCATCGATCCACGAGTTCATGATTTTCTTCAAGGCGGTCCCAAAAAGTTATTCATCGGCGGTGAGTTCGTCGAATCTCTTTCCGGGAAAACGTTCGAAACCATAAATCCTGCAACCGGTGAGGTACTCGCGCAAGTATACGAGGCAGACAAGCCCGATGTTGACCGTGCGGTGGAAGCGGCCGAACGGGCTCTGGCGGGTCCATGGTCGAAACTGACACCGAGCGAACGCGGAAAATTGATTTGGAAATTAGCCGACTTAATGGA contains the following coding sequences:
- the adhP gene encoding alcohol dehydrogenase AdhP, which translates into the protein MKAAVVNQFHQNLEIKEVPIPEIGYGEILVKIKACGVCHTDLHAAHGDWPVKPKLPLIPGHEGVGVVERVGEGVTSIKVGDRVGIPWLYSACGECEYCLTGWETLCESQLNAGYSVDGGYAEYCKAPAAYVAKIPDELSFEEAAPIFCAGVTTYKALKVTNAKPGEWVAIYGIGGLGHVALQYAKAMGFNVIAVDIHDEKLELAKKLGADLTVNGKSVDPVEEIKNQVGGAHAAVSVAVTPKAFEQAYRSVRRGGTLVVVGLPTGELPIPIFDTVLNGVTVKGSIVGTRKDLQEALEFAARGKVKTIIETQPLEKINEVFDRMEKGQINGRIVLTLE